The following proteins come from a genomic window of Mycolicibacterium rufum:
- a CDS encoding McrB family protein: MKISEALDGYLPKLKAEREKQEQQRAGFLERFPRSVWPDLPLDRYALNTPDYRNSYSYLLEWGTPDLGSISGGSAKKHVIFRRNSGEWSFPPGFASVDTAWEALRSAFMTMFDLADLGDWTSTSEIDMLRGARVVRLKSLHLYFPDDVLPVYSHSHLTHFAGLFGLDTSGDAIDVNRRLLHHLVALPELNGQDSSTLARVLYAWSPPPGARVTKYWKVAPGARGRFWDECREGNYICVGWDEIGDLSLFDTEDDFKTAFTAAYADEYNGNKSAITQKAKELWRLREMSEGDKIIANRGTREILAVGKVTAAGYQYRSERREYHHTVNVEWNLGAGRVLDEPVKRWATTTVAKIPATHVERLLNPNVVITEPDEDPTTTAEDEPRYTKWKKILDRKGQLIFYGPPGTGKTRAAKGFASWLLRQHSPNATTESHLTEVTFHASYAYEDFIEGFRPKAGETELKLELRDGIFKRVASEAASHPDELRIVIIDEINRADVPRVFGELMTVLEIGRRGQSVTLPTSGERLTVPENVVVLGTMNTADQSIRSLDAALRRRFGFIELMPDSDLLADTAIDELPLDQFLTELNQRIAREAGRERQIGHSFFLDNGAPIEAAETFGEVIRSDIIPLLQEIAYDDYSQLKKFLGSAVIDEAGSRLTPVVLDDGQLVAALADEYNLQIQSIPE, translated from the coding sequence TTGAAAATCAGCGAAGCGCTTGACGGCTACCTTCCGAAGCTCAAGGCCGAGCGGGAGAAGCAAGAGCAGCAACGGGCCGGATTCCTCGAAAGGTTCCCGCGCAGCGTATGGCCTGATCTGCCGCTCGACCGCTACGCGCTCAACACGCCGGACTACCGTAACAGCTATTCGTACCTCCTCGAATGGGGCACCCCGGACCTCGGAAGCATTTCCGGTGGCAGCGCCAAGAAGCACGTCATCTTCCGCCGCAACAGCGGCGAGTGGTCGTTCCCGCCCGGTTTCGCCAGCGTCGACACGGCATGGGAAGCACTTCGCTCCGCGTTCATGACGATGTTCGACCTCGCCGATCTAGGTGACTGGACCTCCACATCGGAGATCGACATGCTGAGAGGCGCGCGGGTCGTCCGCCTGAAGTCGCTTCATCTGTACTTCCCGGACGACGTACTCCCCGTGTACAGCCACTCGCACTTAACCCACTTCGCCGGCCTCTTCGGACTCGACACGTCGGGGGACGCCATCGACGTAAACCGCCGGCTCCTCCATCACCTGGTCGCCTTGCCCGAGCTCAATGGCCAGGACTCGTCGACGCTCGCCCGCGTGCTGTACGCATGGTCACCGCCACCCGGCGCCCGCGTGACGAAGTATTGGAAGGTCGCACCTGGAGCTCGCGGACGGTTCTGGGACGAATGCCGCGAGGGCAATTACATCTGCGTCGGATGGGACGAGATCGGCGACCTCTCGTTGTTTGATACCGAAGACGACTTCAAGACGGCTTTCACTGCGGCCTACGCCGACGAGTACAACGGCAATAAGTCGGCGATCACCCAGAAGGCCAAGGAGCTATGGCGCCTGCGGGAGATGTCCGAGGGGGACAAGATCATTGCGAACCGGGGCACCAGGGAAATTCTCGCGGTGGGCAAGGTCACGGCGGCCGGTTATCAGTATCGTTCCGAGCGACGCGAATACCACCACACAGTAAACGTCGAGTGGAACCTCGGCGCAGGACGAGTATTGGACGAGCCAGTCAAGCGGTGGGCCACCACGACGGTGGCGAAGATCCCGGCCACGCATGTCGAACGGCTCCTCAACCCGAATGTCGTCATCACCGAACCAGACGAAGACCCGACGACTACAGCCGAAGACGAACCGCGGTACACCAAGTGGAAGAAGATCCTCGACCGCAAAGGCCAACTGATCTTCTACGGTCCCCCCGGCACCGGGAAGACACGGGCGGCCAAAGGCTTCGCGTCCTGGCTGCTGCGTCAGCACTCGCCGAACGCCACCACGGAGTCACACCTGACCGAGGTGACGTTCCACGCGTCCTACGCCTATGAAGATTTCATCGAAGGCTTCCGCCCGAAAGCCGGCGAAACCGAGCTGAAGCTGGAACTGCGCGACGGCATCTTCAAGCGGGTCGCAAGCGAGGCCGCCAGCCATCCTGACGAACTGCGCATCGTCATCATCGACGAGATCAACCGTGCCGACGTGCCTCGCGTCTTCGGCGAGCTGATGACCGTTCTCGAGATCGGCCGCCGTGGTCAGTCGGTGACGCTCCCGACCAGCGGTGAGAGACTCACCGTCCCCGAGAATGTCGTGGTACTCGGCACGATGAACACCGCCGACCAAAGCATCCGCTCGCTCGATGCCGCGCTGCGTCGGCGATTCGGCTTCATCGAACTCATGCCAGATTCTGACCTGTTGGCTGACACCGCCATCGACGAGCTACCGCTCGACCAGTTCTTGACCGAGCTGAACCAACGTATTGCGCGAGAGGCTGGGCGCGAGCGACAGATCGGCCATTCGTTCTTCCTCGACAACGGCGCACCCATCGAAGCGGCTGAAACCTTCGGCGAGGTGATCCGCAGTGACATCATCCCGCTACTGCAGGAGATCGCCTACGACGACTACAGCCAGCTCAAGAAGTTCCTCGGCAGCGCGGTCATCGACGAAGCCGGCTCACGTCTGACCCCCGTCGTCCTCGACGACGGCCAGCTGGTCGCCGCACTGGCCGATGAGTACAACCTCCAGATCCAATCGATACCGGAATGA
- a CDS encoding McrC family protein, with product MIELPEHRDVDHRTPTISLEEQQTMADRLGNRLTVTWLSDHRVNIRSSSWVGTIRLTQDLRVRVVPKLAGDSLGVLTMLAITDGSALADLPQYFRGLSDNPSEDAIELLCRLVVTHTEKVLAHGLIRNYRSHSDDLPFLRGRLDAYRQATAHFGKFTEFACDYNEFDRDTADNHLLLAGARAARRAAANARVRRRAADLERRLADVAPTIPDMRGLIRTKFVYGRRNAHYQVAHTWCRSLLELGRLEDQDNAAESPQVQTFLIDMNALFEKFIEWLVGRVYPRGFDVQTQRRNRSLITVNGRHRNPIAPDIVVLQGSQSAAIDAKYKKYDDWDLAPSDLYQLLLYAQCYTGFTAVPTSYLIYPSSRRRSSPIAVELTVPSEHGARKVRVHAIGIPLAEVMNGLRVGDEEPLRWTEEMLRAELPMAAEDAVVG from the coding sequence ATGATCGAGCTACCGGAGCACCGGGACGTCGACCACCGGACGCCGACCATCTCGCTCGAAGAGCAGCAGACGATGGCCGACCGCTTGGGGAACCGCTTGACGGTCACGTGGCTCTCCGACCACCGGGTCAATATCCGATCGTCGTCGTGGGTGGGCACCATCCGGTTGACCCAGGATCTGCGAGTGCGGGTGGTGCCCAAGCTGGCCGGTGACAGCCTGGGTGTGCTGACAATGCTCGCGATCACCGACGGTAGCGCGCTCGCCGATCTGCCGCAGTACTTCCGGGGGCTGTCCGACAATCCGAGTGAAGACGCCATCGAACTGTTGTGCCGGCTGGTTGTCACCCATACAGAGAAGGTGTTGGCGCACGGTCTCATTCGCAACTATCGCAGCCATAGTGACGATCTGCCGTTCCTGCGAGGACGTCTCGATGCTTACCGTCAGGCCACTGCGCACTTCGGGAAATTCACCGAGTTCGCCTGCGACTACAACGAGTTCGATCGCGACACCGCCGACAACCACCTGCTGTTGGCCGGTGCTCGGGCGGCACGGCGGGCAGCCGCCAACGCGCGGGTCCGTCGGCGTGCCGCCGACCTCGAGCGACGCCTAGCCGATGTGGCGCCGACGATTCCAGATATGCGAGGACTGATCAGGACCAAATTCGTCTACGGTCGCCGCAACGCGCATTACCAGGTCGCACACACATGGTGTCGATCGCTGCTCGAGCTCGGGCGGCTCGAAGATCAGGACAACGCTGCTGAGTCACCGCAAGTCCAGACATTCCTGATCGACATGAACGCCCTGTTCGAGAAGTTTATAGAGTGGTTGGTCGGGCGTGTTTACCCACGCGGATTCGACGTTCAGACACAGCGGCGCAATCGGTCGCTCATCACCGTGAACGGTCGCCACCGAAATCCGATCGCGCCGGACATCGTTGTCTTGCAGGGTAGCCAGAGCGCGGCGATCGACGCGAAGTACAAGAAGTACGACGACTGGGATCTGGCACCGTCCGATTTGTATCAGCTGCTGCTGTACGCGCAGTGTTATACCGGCTTCACTGCCGTGCCGACGTCGTACTTGATCTATCCGTCATCGCGGCGGCGGTCCTCCCCGATCGCTGTGGAGCTGACGGTGCCGAGCGAACACGGCGCCCGAAAGGTACGGGTGCATGCGATAGGGATTCCCCTCGCCGAGGTTATGAACGGGCTTCGAGTCGGCGACGAGGAACCGCTTCGGTGGACCGAAGAGATGCTGCGTGCCGAACTTCCTATGGCGGCTGAAGACGCAGTAGTCGGTTGA
- a CDS encoding membrane protein: MRIVFLHGIGDGDPGLVWLEGLNRGLEQAGHPAVDRQQVIAPGYSNCLRGSGGDGAKLPPVTYRPKDDGIARRDFERRQARVQRYLSQQDGVRSFGFKAMIPEPVWAFAPGVIVDHVSLLDLGQVKRYIRDDKVRACVLTRVIDYLPTHGDIVLIAHSLGSVVAIDLLDHLPPDLRVRRFITVGSPAAIKALHEGSERLLKKFPYGRVDDWSNFFSGRDIVTGGRGLASTFPGAQDFELGNVRGHGADLYLSDPAVVKLIAHSLYPTKDLVRASSGVAVRMSDGEASTLLLQHFARAVGRNIKDGERAERFRAAMRILRDDLAAQLDQYVASGHLLAPEVEQLRNGRLAELPHRWELHEAIGELVVLALTNCVAPYEIDPGEAQVKALEDIAVELGFRRRIGTVVAESLEEVRSCVAGRGGVPWGRVLTAAAGVALLAAGPVGLAVAAPAGVFGAAAITGGLAAFGPGGMVGGLAMLSGLAGAGAATTATAVSGGAGGAGAAPVSLERLMMQVAIEYARKKLDLPFDSQLWYQVTHFEGQLSAVLNRLTAFSDPKSPRIAQLTATQVAVNALLRFMIEKGVSPKELTDGEARAIEG; this comes from the coding sequence GTGAGAATCGTTTTCCTGCACGGCATCGGGGACGGTGATCCTGGCCTGGTGTGGCTGGAGGGGCTTAATCGCGGACTCGAGCAAGCCGGGCATCCGGCGGTTGACCGGCAGCAGGTGATCGCGCCGGGTTACTCCAACTGCCTGCGAGGTAGTGGAGGCGATGGTGCCAAATTGCCGCCAGTGACGTACAGGCCGAAAGATGACGGGATCGCGCGCCGCGATTTCGAACGGCGTCAGGCAAGGGTCCAGCGGTACCTGTCACAGCAGGACGGCGTGCGATCGTTTGGGTTCAAGGCAATGATTCCTGAACCGGTGTGGGCGTTCGCACCTGGTGTAATCGTCGATCACGTGTCGTTGCTGGACCTCGGCCAGGTCAAGCGGTACATCCGTGACGACAAGGTGCGGGCCTGCGTGCTGACACGGGTGATCGACTACCTGCCGACTCACGGTGACATCGTTCTCATTGCCCACAGCCTCGGATCAGTGGTCGCTATCGACCTGCTCGATCATCTGCCACCGGATCTTCGCGTGCGTCGATTCATCACCGTGGGCAGTCCTGCCGCTATCAAAGCTCTGCATGAGGGCAGTGAACGGCTACTCAAAAAGTTCCCGTACGGTCGCGTTGACGATTGGTCGAACTTCTTCAGCGGACGGGATATCGTCACCGGTGGGCGGGGCCTGGCGAGCACCTTTCCCGGCGCGCAGGACTTCGAACTGGGCAACGTCAGGGGTCACGGCGCCGATCTGTACCTCAGCGATCCGGCCGTCGTGAAGCTGATCGCGCACTCGCTGTATCCGACGAAGGACCTCGTTCGCGCCAGCTCAGGTGTCGCGGTGCGGATGAGCGACGGCGAGGCGTCGACGCTACTGCTCCAGCACTTCGCCAGGGCGGTGGGACGCAATATCAAGGACGGCGAACGCGCCGAACGCTTCCGCGCGGCTATGCGGATCCTGCGCGACGACCTCGCTGCTCAGTTGGACCAATATGTCGCCTCGGGGCATCTTCTAGCGCCGGAGGTGGAGCAGCTGAGAAACGGTCGGCTCGCTGAGCTGCCGCATCGGTGGGAGTTGCACGAAGCGATCGGCGAGTTGGTCGTGCTGGCGCTGACCAATTGCGTCGCACCGTACGAAATCGATCCTGGCGAGGCGCAGGTGAAAGCGCTAGAGGACATCGCCGTCGAACTCGGCTTTCGGCGCCGGATCGGAACGGTGGTCGCCGAGTCACTCGAGGAGGTGCGCAGTTGTGTGGCCGGGCGAGGAGGCGTGCCGTGGGGTCGGGTACTGACCGCTGCCGCCGGCGTCGCGTTGCTTGCGGCCGGTCCGGTAGGGCTGGCCGTCGCAGCGCCTGCGGGGGTGTTTGGTGCGGCGGCTATTACCGGAGGCCTCGCAGCCTTCGGGCCGGGCGGGATGGTAGGTGGCTTGGCGATGCTCAGTGGGCTGGCGGGCGCGGGTGCTGCCACGACGGCGACGGCGGTATCGGGCGGTGCCGGCGGCGCCGGTGCTGCACCGGTCAGCCTGGAGCGGCTCATGATGCAAGTCGCCATCGAGTACGCCCGCAAGAAGCTCGACCTGCCCTTTGATTCACAACTGTGGTACCAGGTGACCCACTTCGAAGGTCAACTCTCGGCGGTACTGAATCGGCTTACCGCGTTCAGCGATCCGAAATCGCCGCGGATCGCCCAACTCACCGCGACCCAGGTCGCGGTAAACGCGCTGTTGCGGTTCATGATCGAGAAGGGCGTGTCTCCGAAGGAGCTGACTGATGGTGAGGCGAGGGCAATCGAAGGGTGA
- a CDS encoding protein phosphatase 2C domain-containing protein: MRGQIDTFWLPKAGATEAEYEDASANSVSDELTVELPAEHDDVRVAVADGATESLLSGRWARALSRRVATDDIPHRRWHDAIKSAIDDWPADLCAYREERLRRKKPIAWYEEPGLERGAEATLVALRLRNPVDGRPGFWWSMAVGDATLFHIRGDGFTRAFPMKRSAAFSTSPHLIRSLDHESGFKRRLRKTSGEWEPEDLFFLCTDALAAWFLERQEESDKPWRVWQDFGSLDCLSFEEWVTDERSSGRLKNDDVTLVRVHCF, from the coding sequence ATGCGGGGGCAGATCGACACGTTCTGGCTACCCAAAGCCGGTGCGACGGAGGCGGAGTACGAGGACGCGTCGGCGAACAGTGTGAGCGATGAACTGACGGTCGAGCTGCCGGCAGAGCACGACGACGTACGCGTAGCAGTGGCGGACGGAGCGACGGAGAGTCTTCTATCCGGGAGGTGGGCACGAGCTCTGTCTCGTCGAGTCGCTACAGACGACATTCCACACCGTCGTTGGCACGACGCCATCAAGTCGGCGATAGACGACTGGCCGGCCGACCTCTGCGCCTATCGGGAGGAGCGACTGCGTCGAAAAAAGCCGATCGCCTGGTATGAGGAGCCCGGGCTGGAGCGCGGTGCGGAAGCCACCCTCGTGGCCCTGCGGCTTCGCAACCCAGTCGATGGGCGACCGGGGTTCTGGTGGTCTATGGCTGTCGGCGACGCCACGCTGTTCCACATACGGGGAGACGGCTTTACACGCGCCTTCCCGATGAAACGCTCCGCCGCCTTCAGCACCTCGCCGCATCTCATCCGCAGCCTCGATCACGAGAGTGGCTTCAAACGGCGTCTTCGTAAGACAAGCGGTGAGTGGGAGCCGGAAGACCTGTTCTTCCTGTGCACGGACGCCCTGGCTGCATGGTTCCTGGAACGTCAGGAGGAATCGGATAAGCCATGGCGAGTGTGGCAAGATTTTGGGAGCCTTGACTGCCTCTCGTTCGAGGAGTGGGTCACCGACGAGCGCTCGAGCGGCCGGCTCAAGAATGACGACGTCACCCTGGTCCGGGTTCACTGTTTCTGA
- a CDS encoding vWA domain-containing protein has translation MAYTAEISRATPTCFVLVVDQSASMDDAMGGEVPQKKSQVVADAINRLLFELTLRCAKEEGVRDYFHIAVLGYGGSSVKSAFTGPLSGRDLVPISEIAESPARLEERTKKVPDGAGGLVEQQVKFPIWLDAQAGGGTPMVQALSRAEGLVSSWADQHPAGFPPVVLHLTDGESTDGDPTEVATKLRSQLTTDGNVLLFNLHVSDKGGNPISFPSSEASLPDQFSRLLFDMSSLLPSQMRALAASQGHKVEEGSKGFVYNADVADIVQFLEIGTRASDLR, from the coding sequence GTGGCGTACACCGCTGAGATAAGTCGAGCGACTCCGACCTGCTTCGTACTCGTCGTCGACCAGTCCGCGAGCATGGACGACGCGATGGGTGGGGAGGTCCCGCAGAAGAAGTCGCAGGTGGTCGCCGACGCGATCAACCGGTTGCTCTTCGAGCTGACCCTCCGCTGCGCGAAGGAGGAAGGCGTCCGCGATTACTTCCACATCGCTGTGCTGGGCTACGGAGGATCCTCGGTCAAGTCTGCTTTCACCGGACCGCTCAGCGGCAGGGACCTTGTGCCCATCAGCGAGATCGCCGAGTCACCTGCTCGGCTGGAGGAGCGCACAAAGAAGGTGCCGGACGGCGCTGGAGGTCTCGTCGAGCAGCAAGTCAAATTCCCTATCTGGCTGGACGCGCAAGCCGGGGGTGGCACACCCATGGTTCAGGCTTTATCACGAGCAGAAGGGCTCGTCTCGAGTTGGGCGGACCAGCACCCGGCCGGCTTCCCGCCGGTCGTGCTGCACCTGACGGACGGGGAAAGTACTGATGGTGATCCGACAGAGGTCGCGACGAAGCTCCGGTCGCAACTCACCACGGACGGGAACGTCCTCCTATTCAACCTCCACGTAAGCGACAAAGGTGGCAATCCGATCTCGTTCCCGTCATCAGAGGCTTCCTTGCCCGACCAGTTCTCGCGACTGCTCTTCGACATGTCGAGCTTGTTGCCTTCCCAGATGAGGGCGTTGGCGGCAAGCCAGGGGCACAAAGTGGAAGAGGGTTCGAAGGGCTTCGTCTACAACGCTGACGTCGCTGACATTGTGCAATTCCTCGAAATAGGCACTCGCGCCAGCGATCTCCGCTGA
- a CDS encoding HNH endonuclease, whose protein sequence is MVDALASRLALRKPRSSAAFVAHSLLVDSAVELELRRLIFDRLAEIVAEHGVVTRSELEALQVGGETRRIIDRSRGIWNPNSMLATLSVISNPAGPYADTDIGESLFAYDYRSGSTDGDNKKMRRAYELGLPIILLRTIRPGVFVPVFPVYVVKDDFDNRQFVLALDESLRFVSDPLHLKPIEREYAIRAIKQRLHQPEFRGRVMVAYDQRCTVCALKHGRLLDAAHIIGDDKPHGVPVVNNGLSMCKIHHAAYDANLLGITPDHVVRINSALMQELDGPMLRHGLQEMNGRPITLPKRVADRPSQERLAERFAEFEAAS, encoded by the coding sequence ATGGTTGACGCGCTGGCGAGTCGGCTCGCGCTCCGAAAGCCACGTTCGAGCGCCGCCTTCGTGGCACACTCCCTGCTCGTGGACAGCGCGGTTGAACTCGAACTCCGCCGCCTAATCTTCGACAGACTCGCGGAAATCGTGGCCGAACACGGCGTCGTCACACGCTCGGAACTCGAAGCTCTGCAGGTCGGCGGCGAAACGCGGCGCATCATCGACCGGAGCCGCGGAATCTGGAACCCGAACAGCATGCTCGCCACACTGTCGGTAATCTCGAATCCGGCCGGCCCTTACGCCGACACGGACATCGGCGAGTCGCTCTTCGCCTACGACTATCGGTCGGGGAGCACCGATGGCGACAACAAGAAGATGCGTCGAGCGTACGAACTCGGTCTACCGATCATTCTCCTACGAACGATCCGGCCCGGCGTTTTCGTCCCAGTCTTTCCCGTGTACGTCGTCAAGGATGACTTCGACAACCGGCAATTCGTGCTCGCACTCGACGAGAGCCTACGGTTCGTATCTGATCCGCTTCACCTCAAACCCATCGAGCGCGAGTACGCCATACGAGCGATCAAGCAGAGGTTGCACCAACCGGAGTTCCGTGGGCGCGTGATGGTCGCGTACGACCAGAGATGTACAGTGTGCGCGCTCAAGCATGGACGCCTTCTCGACGCAGCACACATCATCGGTGACGACAAGCCACATGGTGTCCCGGTCGTGAACAATGGACTGAGCATGTGCAAGATCCATCACGCTGCCTATGACGCCAATCTGCTCGGCATCACCCCGGACCACGTGGTGCGAATCAACAGCGCCCTGATGCAGGAGTTGGACGGACCGATGCTTAGGCACGGCCTACAGGAGATGAATGGGCGGCCTATAACCCTGCCGAAACGAGTCGCAGACCGGCCGTCGCAGGAGCGCCTCGCGGAGAGATTCGCTGAATTCGAGGCGGCGAGCTGA
- a CDS encoding AAA family ATPase: MTLDGAETGGSVEAEVWELFDADDAVTDETVYLVAAALRGDEELAEQLGGNASSPQRPAAKAEEGPAPLQAFLRSITVSGFRGIGPKTTLQLNPYRGITVISGRNGCGKSSFAEALEYALTGESYRFANRAKHWRDSWRNLHAGEPAAIEVDFAMEPDDNRSGSSAVIRANWASGAPLADCRRTSQIHGEKQQTVGALGWEQALITHRPIMSYDELGGLLEDGPSNLYDALNRLLGLDEIADADSRLKGAEKRLGGPRKTASDNRTQLIRTLDSATDPRADQVKKLIGRKPYDLEAVTATTLGTATDRAATIAQLRSIAALDAPDAAKAAEVAGELRAAIDAHADGADSVVKAMAAKAALLHEALHLHADDGDGPCPVCEAGTLDVTWRRAAEERLKAMDASTAEHEAATQRLARARAAAEEFFRAVATVPVVDGVELDTAAAFNEAVAAARSAPDGLSDLPAHVESAAVALADAAAAVRTEASKLADELEDAWAPTAQAIAAWVNLETAARHDDGQLVQVQDALKWLRANAETLRARRLAPVVQQAGEIWSRMRHESNVDLGGITLEGAATRRRAVVEGSVDGVPAGALSVMSQGELHALALALFIPRATATGSPFRFLVLDDPIQAMDPAKIGGFLDVLIELARTRQVIVFSHDDRLPAAIRARSIPAQLLDVTREEGSIVTVTPNDSPAQRYIDDATAVILDDELDDMVKRKATPGLFRMAVEAAAHQRFFTDRARAGAVYHESDSVWEEAKTTQQRVALAVTGTATGDVSGWKSYRPHRFPTIAICASGAHNGAKLDRAALTDLRNTVRDIVEGR, encoded by the coding sequence GTGACTTTGGACGGCGCTGAAACGGGTGGGTCGGTCGAGGCGGAGGTTTGGGAGCTCTTCGACGCGGACGACGCAGTGACCGACGAGACCGTGTACCTCGTCGCTGCGGCCTTGCGTGGGGACGAGGAGCTGGCAGAGCAACTCGGCGGCAACGCGTCTAGTCCGCAGCGGCCCGCTGCAAAGGCTGAGGAGGGGCCGGCTCCGCTTCAGGCGTTTCTCCGCTCGATCACCGTGTCAGGATTCCGCGGGATCGGTCCGAAGACGACGTTGCAGCTGAACCCGTACCGCGGCATCACGGTGATCAGCGGCCGTAACGGCTGCGGTAAGTCCAGCTTCGCCGAGGCTCTTGAGTACGCGCTGACCGGCGAGAGCTATCGGTTCGCCAACCGGGCGAAGCACTGGCGTGACTCGTGGCGGAACCTGCACGCAGGTGAGCCGGCGGCCATCGAGGTGGACTTCGCGATGGAACCGGACGACAACCGCAGCGGGTCCAGTGCGGTCATCCGGGCGAATTGGGCCTCAGGCGCTCCGCTGGCTGACTGCCGGCGCACGTCGCAGATCCACGGCGAAAAGCAACAGACGGTCGGCGCCCTCGGGTGGGAGCAGGCGCTGATCACCCACCGGCCGATCATGTCCTACGACGAACTCGGGGGACTACTGGAGGATGGACCTTCCAATCTGTACGACGCGCTGAACCGACTGCTGGGGCTCGACGAGATCGCCGACGCCGACAGTCGGCTCAAGGGCGCGGAGAAGCGACTCGGTGGACCTCGAAAGACCGCCAGCGACAATCGAACTCAGCTCATCCGCACGCTGGACTCTGCAACGGACCCGCGTGCGGACCAGGTGAAGAAGCTGATCGGTCGCAAACCCTACGATCTCGAAGCAGTCACAGCGACGACCCTGGGGACCGCCACCGATCGCGCCGCGACGATTGCACAGCTGCGGTCGATCGCAGCTCTTGACGCTCCAGATGCGGCCAAGGCGGCCGAGGTCGCGGGTGAGTTGCGCGCTGCCATCGATGCGCATGCGGACGGAGCTGACTCCGTGGTCAAGGCGATGGCTGCCAAAGCGGCGCTACTTCATGAAGCGCTACACCTGCACGCCGATGATGGTGACGGGCCGTGCCCGGTATGCGAGGCCGGAACGCTGGACGTCACCTGGCGTAGGGCAGCCGAAGAGCGACTGAAAGCCATGGACGCCAGCACCGCTGAGCACGAAGCAGCGACGCAGCGGCTGGCTCGTGCCCGCGCGGCGGCCGAGGAGTTCTTCAGGGCCGTTGCAACCGTTCCAGTTGTCGACGGCGTCGAGCTCGATACGGCCGCGGCCTTCAACGAAGCGGTCGCGGCGGCCCGGTCTGCGCCCGACGGCTTGTCTGATCTCCCGGCTCACGTCGAGTCGGCTGCTGTGGCCCTCGCCGATGCCGCGGCTGCGGTGCGCACCGAAGCCAGCAAGCTCGCGGACGAGTTAGAGGACGCGTGGGCACCCACAGCGCAAGCTATCGCCGCCTGGGTGAACCTGGAGACCGCTGCTCGGCATGACGACGGCCAACTCGTCCAAGTCCAAGACGCTTTGAAATGGTTGCGCGCCAACGCCGAAACGCTTCGGGCACGACGCCTGGCCCCGGTCGTCCAACAGGCAGGTGAGATCTGGAGTCGGATGCGACATGAAAGCAATGTCGACCTCGGCGGCATCACCCTCGAAGGCGCAGCCACCCGCCGCAGGGCAGTCGTAGAAGGCAGCGTCGACGGCGTACCCGCCGGAGCACTATCGGTGATGAGCCAAGGCGAGTTGCACGCACTGGCACTCGCACTGTTCATCCCCCGTGCTACCGCGACTGGCAGCCCGTTCCGCTTCTTGGTGCTCGACGACCCAATCCAGGCGATGGATCCCGCCAAGATTGGCGGGTTCCTCGACGTACTGATTGAACTTGCCAGAACACGGCAAGTCATCGTGTTCTCTCACGACGACCGATTACCCGCCGCTATCCGTGCGCGCTCGATCCCCGCACAACTGCTCGACGTCACCCGAGAAGAGGGCTCCATAGTGACGGTGACACCCAATGACTCGCCCGCACAACGGTACATCGACGACGCCACAGCGGTCATCCTCGACGATGAGCTCGACGACATGGTGAAACGCAAGGCAACACCAGGGCTGTTTCGAATGGCTGTCGAAGCAGCTGCCCACCAGCGCTTCTTCACTGACCGTGCACGCGCAGGCGCTGTTTACCACGAGTCCGATTCTGTGTGGGAGGAAGCGAAGACGACTCAGCAACGGGTTGCACTGGCGGTCACGGGGACTGCGACAGGCGACGTCTCTGGTTGGAAAAGCTACCGGCCCCACAGATTCCCTACGATCGCCATCTGTGCCTCAGGAGCCCACAACGGCGCCAAGCTCGACCGCGCCGCGCTGACTGACTTGCGGAACACGGTCCGCGACATCGTGGAGGGGCGATGA